In the Thermostichus vulcanus str. 'Rupite' genome, one interval contains:
- a CDS encoding preprotein translocase subunit SecY, which translates to FREQKSYLPLRLNQGGVMPIIFAYSVMSLPLALAQYTQNLTLVQVANFLAPTSWFYIPFYFVLILFFSYFYASLIINPVDLAQNLKKMGSSIPGVRPGKATAEYIEGILNRLTLLGALFLCAVAIIPTAVERATGITTFQGLGATSLLILVGVAIETSKQIQTYVISQRYEGMVKQ; encoded by the coding sequence TTCCGGGAGCAGAAAAGCTACCTGCCCTTGCGCCTGAATCAAGGGGGCGTGATGCCGATCATCTTCGCCTACTCGGTGATGTCCTTGCCGCTGGCCTTGGCCCAGTACACTCAGAACCTGACCTTGGTGCAGGTGGCCAATTTCTTAGCGCCCACCTCTTGGTTCTACATCCCCTTCTATTTCGTCCTTATCCTCTTCTTTAGCTATTTCTACGCTTCCTTGATCATCAACCCCGTAGATCTTGCTCAGAACCTAAAAAAAATGGGATCCAGTATTCCGGGTGTGCGGCCTGGCAAAGCAACGGCGGAGTATATCGAAGGGATCCTGAATCGGCTAACGCTTCTCGGGGCTTTGTTCCTCTGTGCGGTGGCCATTATTCCAACAGCGGTAGAGCGGGCCACAGGGATCACCACCTTCCAAGGCTTGGGGGCTACTTCACTGCTGATTTTGGTGGGGGTGGCGATTGAAACCTCCAAACAGATCCAAACCTATGTGATCTCGCAACGCTATGAAGGGATGGTGAAGCAATAG